A section of the Triticum dicoccoides isolate Atlit2015 ecotype Zavitan chromosome 7A, WEW_v2.0, whole genome shotgun sequence genome encodes:
- the LOC119334609 gene encoding glucan endo-1,3-beta-glucosidase 14-like isoform X2: protein MAPFATSTRPASLQLSALLCVLLFSEVWVLQCSAAIGINYGQVGNNLPTPAQVVSLLSSLRVGKVRIYDVNPQVLAAFAGTGIELIVTVPNDLVQPMAASAGQAMQWATANIKPYFPATRVTGIAVGNEVFTDDDQALKASLVPAMRNLHAALAQLGMDGYVHVSTASSLGVLANSYPPSQGAFTPECAPLMLPFLRFLAETNAPFWINAYPYFAYKADPANVSLSYALSDPYHVGAVDPYTHLQYTSMLYAQVDAVTFAAARLGYGGIPVFVSETGWPSKGDADEVGATVENALAYNRNLLVRQVGNEGTPLRPRQRLEVYLFALFNEDMKPGPTSERNYGLYQPDGRMVYNVGLAQQQTTSAASLSLAASSAPPAMGAKGKHMRCRPEKKLVFAMWKALPPSTLEVVGWWASGRHGV, encoded by the exons ATGGCGCCATTTGCGACGTCGACGAGGCCGGCGTCCCTGCAGCTCTCTGCCCTCCTCTGCGTCCTCCTCTTCTCAG AGGTTTGGGTGCTGCAATGCAGCGCGGCGATCGGCATCAACTACGGGCAGGTGGGCAACAACCTGCCGACGCCGGCGCAGGTGGTGTCGCTGCTGTCGTCGCTGCGGGTGGGCAAGGTGCGCATCTACGACGTGAACCCGCAGGTGCTGGCGGCGTTCGCCGGCACGGGCATCGAGCTCATCGTCACCGTGCCCAACGACCTGGTGCAGCCCATGGCCGCCAGCGCGGGGCAGGCCATGCAGTGGGCCACCGCCAACATCAAGCCCTACTTCCCGGCCACGCGCGTCACGGGCATCGCCGTCGGGAACGAGGTGTTCACCGACGACGACCAGGCGCTCAAGGCCAgcctggtcccggcgatgcgcaacCTGCACGCCGCGCTGGCCCAGCTGGGCATGGACGGGTACGTGCACGTCTCCACGGCCAGCTCCCTCGGCGTGCTCGCCAACTCGTACCCGCCGTCGCAGGGCGCCTTCACGCCGGAGTGCGCCCCCCTCATGCTCCCCTTCCTCCGCTTCCTCGCCGAGACCAACGCCCCCTTCTGGATCAACGCCTACCCCTACTTCGCCTACAAGGCCGACCCCGCAAA CGTGTCCCTGTCGTACGCGCTGTCGGACCCGTACCACGTCGGCGCGGTGGACCCCTACACGCACCTGCAGTACACGAGCATGCTGTACGCGCAGGTGGACGCGGTGACCTTCGCGGCGGCGCGGCTGGGCTACGGCGGCATCCCGGTGTTCGTGTCGGAGACGGGGTGGCCGTCCAAGGGCGACGCCGACGAGGTGGGCGCCACGGTGGAGAACGCCCTCGCCTACAACCGGAACCTGCTGGTGCGGCAGGTGGGCAACGAGGGCACGCCGCTGCGCCCCCGCCAGCGCCTCGAGGTCTACCTCTTCGCGCTCTTCAACGAGGACATGAAGCCCGGCCCCACCTCCGAGCGCAACTACGGCCTCTACCAGCCCGACGGCCGGATGGTCTACAACGTCGGCCTCGCCCAGCAGCAGACCACGTCGGcggcctccctctccctcgccgcctcctccgcGCCCCCCGCCATG GGGGCAAAAGGAAAGCATATGCGGTGTAGGCCAGAGAAAAAGCTTGTCTTTGCGATGTGGAAGGCACTACCTCCCTCTACCCTCGAGGTCGTGGGGTGGTGGGCTTCTGGACGGCACGGCGTGTAA
- the LOC119334609 gene encoding glucan endo-1,3-beta-glucosidase 11-like isoform X1 has translation MAPFATSTRPASLQLSALLCVLLFSEVWVLQCSAAIGINYGQVGNNLPTPAQVVSLLSSLRVGKVRIYDVNPQVLAAFAGTGIELIVTVPNDLVQPMAASAGQAMQWATANIKPYFPATRVTGIAVGNEVFTDDDQALKASLVPAMRNLHAALAQLGMDGYVHVSTASSLGVLANSYPPSQGAFTPECAPLMLPFLRFLAETNAPFWINAYPYFAYKADPANVSLSYALSDPYHVGAVDPYTHLQYTSMLYAQVDAVTFAAARLGYGGIPVFVSETGWPSKGDADEVGATVENALAYNRNLLVRQVGNEGTPLRPRQRLEVYLFALFNEDMKPGPTSERNYGLYQPDGRMVYNVGLAQQQTTSAASLSLAASSAPPAMDVGKDLTSLCLISALAILLTSQAFLLG, from the exons ATGGCGCCATTTGCGACGTCGACGAGGCCGGCGTCCCTGCAGCTCTCTGCCCTCCTCTGCGTCCTCCTCTTCTCAG AGGTTTGGGTGCTGCAATGCAGCGCGGCGATCGGCATCAACTACGGGCAGGTGGGCAACAACCTGCCGACGCCGGCGCAGGTGGTGTCGCTGCTGTCGTCGCTGCGGGTGGGCAAGGTGCGCATCTACGACGTGAACCCGCAGGTGCTGGCGGCGTTCGCCGGCACGGGCATCGAGCTCATCGTCACCGTGCCCAACGACCTGGTGCAGCCCATGGCCGCCAGCGCGGGGCAGGCCATGCAGTGGGCCACCGCCAACATCAAGCCCTACTTCCCGGCCACGCGCGTCACGGGCATCGCCGTCGGGAACGAGGTGTTCACCGACGACGACCAGGCGCTCAAGGCCAgcctggtcccggcgatgcgcaacCTGCACGCCGCGCTGGCCCAGCTGGGCATGGACGGGTACGTGCACGTCTCCACGGCCAGCTCCCTCGGCGTGCTCGCCAACTCGTACCCGCCGTCGCAGGGCGCCTTCACGCCGGAGTGCGCCCCCCTCATGCTCCCCTTCCTCCGCTTCCTCGCCGAGACCAACGCCCCCTTCTGGATCAACGCCTACCCCTACTTCGCCTACAAGGCCGACCCCGCAAA CGTGTCCCTGTCGTACGCGCTGTCGGACCCGTACCACGTCGGCGCGGTGGACCCCTACACGCACCTGCAGTACACGAGCATGCTGTACGCGCAGGTGGACGCGGTGACCTTCGCGGCGGCGCGGCTGGGCTACGGCGGCATCCCGGTGTTCGTGTCGGAGACGGGGTGGCCGTCCAAGGGCGACGCCGACGAGGTGGGCGCCACGGTGGAGAACGCCCTCGCCTACAACCGGAACCTGCTGGTGCGGCAGGTGGGCAACGAGGGCACGCCGCTGCGCCCCCGCCAGCGCCTCGAGGTCTACCTCTTCGCGCTCTTCAACGAGGACATGAAGCCCGGCCCCACCTCCGAGCGCAACTACGGCCTCTACCAGCCCGACGGCCGGATGGTCTACAACGTCGGCCTCGCCCAGCAGCAGACCACGTCGGcggcctccctctccctcgccgcctcctccgcGCCCCCCGCCATG GATGTTGGAAAGGACTTGACGAGCCTGTGCCTCATCTCAGCTCTGGCCATCCTGCTCACCTCCCAGGCTTTCTTACTGGGATAG